Proteins found in one Lutimonas zeaxanthinifaciens genomic segment:
- a CDS encoding pyridoxamine 5'-phosphate oxidase family protein translates to MANQSDHISKRIQKFIAKQKIFFVATATEQSRINLSPKGMDSFRVLNEKKVLWLNLTGSGNETAAHLNENGRITIMFCSFEGAPNILRLYGKGTVIHPNHKDWSKSIDLFPKLAGTRQIISIDIEMVQTSCGMSIPYYEFKGERLELDEWAQKKGEDGIRQYWKDKNESSIDGIPTKIQEGY, encoded by the coding sequence ATGGCAAATCAATCCGATCATATCAGTAAACGCATTCAGAAATTTATAGCCAAACAGAAGATTTTCTTTGTAGCCACAGCCACTGAACAAAGCCGTATCAACTTATCACCAAAGGGAATGGACAGCTTCAGGGTGTTGAACGAAAAGAAAGTTCTTTGGCTCAACCTTACAGGAAGCGGTAATGAAACTGCAGCCCATCTAAATGAAAACGGCCGGATCACAATCATGTTCTGTTCTTTCGAAGGGGCTCCCAATATCTTAAGGCTTTATGGCAAAGGAACCGTTATTCATCCCAATCATAAAGACTGGTCAAAAAGCATTGACCTGTTCCCAAAACTTGCTGGTACCAGGCAAATTATTAGTATTGATATTGAAATGGTACAGACCTCCTGCGGCATGTCCATACCTTACTACGAGTTTAAAGGTGAGCGGCTTGAGCTCGATGAATGGGCTCAAAAAAAGGGAGAAGATGGTATCCGGCAATACTGGAAAGATAAAAATGAATCCAGTATAGACGGGATTCCTACCAAGATTCAGGAAGGTTATTAG